One Thermoanaerobaculales bacterium DNA window includes the following coding sequences:
- a CDS encoding GMC family oxidoreductase, which produces MTIASVVTDFDTDVAIIGSGFGGSVAALRLSEKGYRVMVLEKGRRWAPADFPTTNWNLRKSFWAPRLGCHGIWGLRLFRDALVMHFVGVGGGSMGYANSHLEPHDSLWDDPRWRELEDWRRVMPAHYATARRMLGSVPSPRLGEGDEALHRVADRKGFGGTFRPTSVGIFFGEPDVEVDDPYFGGAGPRRTGCTFCGACMVGCRVGAKNTLDRNYLHLAERLGARIVPETEVELVHPLVGGGYLLSWRRSTRLVAGERGALRARRVVLSAGVLGSVPLLLDCKRAGALPHLSDQVGNVVRTNSEALLGITSRSKDTLWEGTAIQGEAHVDDRTRMEMVRFPKGSDVMLLLGTALTDGGSAVPRQLRWLGNLARHPLRSLFVHKPWGKAEHSLVLLVMQDNDNYTRLVRKRRLPWPLRRSLASLPPRGQHRIPSYIPIANEVARELGVELDGVPQSTLNEVILDQSTTAHILGGCAIAGSPDEGVIDLDFQAFGHPGLYVMDGSVVGANLGANPSLTITALAEYACSRFPAKPL; this is translated from the coding sequence ATGACAATAGCCTCCGTCGTCACCGACTTCGACACTGACGTCGCCATCATCGGATCCGGCTTCGGCGGCTCGGTCGCGGCCCTGCGCCTGTCCGAGAAGGGCTACCGCGTCATGGTTCTCGAGAAGGGACGCCGCTGGGCGCCGGCCGACTTCCCGACCACCAACTGGAACCTCCGGAAGTCGTTCTGGGCGCCACGCCTGGGCTGCCATGGCATCTGGGGCCTGCGGCTCTTCCGCGACGCCCTCGTCATGCACTTCGTGGGCGTCGGCGGCGGCAGCATGGGCTACGCGAACAGCCACCTCGAGCCCCACGACTCGCTGTGGGACGACCCGCGCTGGCGGGAGCTCGAGGACTGGCGGCGGGTAATGCCGGCGCACTACGCCACGGCGAGGCGAATGCTCGGCTCCGTGCCGAGCCCGCGGCTCGGCGAGGGTGACGAGGCGCTCCACCGCGTCGCCGACCGCAAGGGCTTCGGAGGCACCTTCCGTCCGACCAGCGTCGGGATCTTCTTCGGCGAGCCCGACGTCGAGGTCGACGACCCGTACTTCGGCGGCGCGGGCCCCCGCCGCACCGGTTGCACCTTCTGCGGCGCCTGCATGGTCGGCTGCCGGGTCGGCGCCAAGAACACCCTCGACCGGAACTACCTCCACCTCGCCGAGCGGCTCGGCGCCAGGATCGTGCCGGAGACCGAGGTCGAGCTCGTCCATCCCCTCGTCGGAGGCGGCTACCTGCTGTCCTGGCGCCGCTCGACCCGGCTGGTGGCGGGCGAGCGGGGCGCCCTGCGCGCGCGCCGGGTCGTGCTCTCCGCCGGCGTCCTCGGCAGCGTGCCCCTGCTCCTCGACTGCAAGCGCGCCGGCGCCCTCCCCCACCTCTCCGACCAGGTCGGCAACGTGGTGCGCACCAACTCCGAGGCCCTGCTCGGCATCACCTCACGCTCCAAGGACACCCTTTGGGAGGGCACCGCGATCCAGGGAGAGGCCCACGTCGATGACCGGACCCGGATGGAGATGGTCCGTTTCCCCAAGGGCTCCGACGTCATGCTGCTGCTGGGCACCGCCCTCACCGACGGCGGCTCGGCGGTGCCGCGCCAGCTGCGCTGGCTCGGCAACCTGGCCCGCCACCCCCTGCGGAGTCTGTTCGTCCACAAGCCGTGGGGTAAGGCCGAGCACTCGCTGGTCCTGCTGGTCATGCAGGACAACGACAACTACACCCGGCTGGTCAGGAAGCGCCGGCTGCCATGGCCCCTGCGTCGTAGCCTGGCATCGCTGCCGCCGCGCGGCCAGCATCGCATCCCCTCCTACATCCCGATCGCCAACGAGGTCGCCCGCGAGCTCGGCGTCGAGCTCGACGGGGTGCCTCAGTCCACCCTCAACGAGGTGATCCTCGACCAGTCAACGACCGCCCACATCCTGGGCGGCTGCGCGATCGCCGGCTCGCCGGACGAGGGAGTGATCGACCTCGATTTTCAGGCCTTCGGCCATCCCGGGCTCTACGTCATGGACGGCAGCGTGGTCGGCGCCAACCTCGGCGCCAACCCGTCGCTGACGATCACCGCGCTCGCCGAGTACGCGTGCAGCCGTTTCCCCGCGAAACCGCTCTAG
- a CDS encoding redoxin domain-containing protein, whose product MRCRRNTAWVLAAVVALATGGPCGAAELTLADPAGIAVRWSDWVEANGPAAVLVWASWAPGGEAVVAGLADLAEAARARGLTLVVVDVQEEAAAAAAVLVGQAVPWLHDRHGAILKSYRLTQLPTLVVVDRAGRALGTLDADPEALRGWAPR is encoded by the coding sequence ATGCGCTGTCGTCGCAACACGGCGTGGGTGCTCGCGGCCGTCGTCGCGCTCGCGACGGGCGGGCCGTGCGGTGCCGCGGAGCTGACCCTGGCCGACCCGGCCGGCATCGCCGTCCGCTGGTCGGACTGGGTCGAGGCCAATGGGCCGGCGGCCGTGCTCGTCTGGGCGTCGTGGGCCCCAGGGGGCGAGGCCGTCGTCGCCGGCCTGGCTGATCTCGCCGAGGCGGCGCGGGCCCGCGGGCTGACGCTGGTGGTGGTCGACGTCCAGGAGGAGGCCGCCGCGGCGGCCGCGGTGCTGGTCGGACAGGCGGTGCCGTGGCTGCACGATCGCCATGGCGCCATCCTCAAGAGCTACCGCCTGACCCAGCTGCCGACCCTGGTGGTCGTGGATCGGGCTGGAAGGGCGCTCGGGACGCTCGACGCCGATCCCGAGGCGCTGCGAGGCTGGGCGCCGCGATGA
- a CDS encoding peptidoglycan DD-metalloendopeptidase family protein has product MMLAWSRRWQGGRGRSAVRALAIGAGLTLCAGGFGCSEARTTAAPRPTPTPSPARQLDAILTPVHARVKSGDTIESVARRLSGDDWIRWRDALLRQLDPRRLSPGTAFNGARGADGTLRRLSVVLDQRTELRLERAGDAIEVTRIERPVDSVVLRLEGEVTSSLFGAVEAAGGNPELAVVLAEVFQWDVDFLRDVRKGDRFVAVVEQRSVDGSFYEYGALYAARFVNDGKALDAIAYPDDDGRIGYYDCEGRPLRKQFLRSPLEFSRITSRFSHSRFHPVLHRRTPHYGVDYGAPVGTPVRATADGRVTFSGSRGGAGRMVTVAHANGYETNYLHLSRFGPGIRPGARIDQGQVVGYVGSSGLSTGPHLDYRVRQNGQWINPLTISSPPAKPLGDERLRRFLSHALAVVLLLDGSEPPAGAQC; this is encoded by the coding sequence ATGATGCTGGCTTGGTCGCGGCGGTGGCAGGGGGGGCGGGGCCGATCGGCGGTGCGAGCGCTGGCGATCGGCGCCGGGCTGACGCTGTGCGCCGGCGGGTTCGGATGCAGCGAGGCCCGGACGACGGCTGCGCCGCGCCCGACGCCGACCCCGTCTCCGGCGCGGCAGCTGGACGCCATCCTGACCCCGGTCCACGCCCGGGTGAAGTCCGGCGACACCATCGAAAGCGTGGCGCGCCGCCTGTCGGGCGACGACTGGATTCGCTGGCGGGACGCGCTGCTGCGCCAGCTCGATCCGCGGCGCCTGAGCCCCGGGACCGCGTTCAACGGGGCCCGCGGCGCGGACGGCACGCTGCGGCGCCTCAGCGTGGTGCTCGACCAGCGCACCGAGCTGCGGCTCGAGCGCGCAGGGGACGCGATCGAGGTGACGCGAATCGAGCGCCCGGTCGACAGCGTCGTGCTTCGCCTCGAGGGCGAGGTGACGTCGTCGCTGTTCGGCGCGGTCGAGGCGGCGGGCGGGAACCCGGAGCTGGCGGTGGTCCTCGCCGAGGTCTTCCAGTGGGACGTCGATTTCCTGCGCGACGTGCGCAAGGGCGACCGCTTCGTGGCGGTGGTGGAGCAGCGCAGCGTCGACGGCTCGTTCTACGAGTACGGCGCGCTCTACGCGGCGCGCTTCGTCAACGACGGCAAGGCCCTCGACGCGATCGCCTACCCGGACGATGACGGCCGCATCGGCTACTACGACTGCGAGGGGAGGCCGCTGCGGAAGCAGTTTCTGCGCTCCCCGCTGGAGTTCAGCCGGATCACGTCGCGCTTCTCGCACAGCCGCTTTCACCCGGTGCTCCACCGGCGGACGCCGCACTACGGGGTCGACTACGGGGCGCCGGTGGGAACGCCGGTCCGGGCGACCGCCGACGGCCGCGTGACGTTCAGCGGAAGCCGGGGCGGCGCGGGGAGAATGGTCACCGTGGCCCACGCCAACGGCTACGAGACCAACTACCTCCACCTCAGCCGCTTCGGGCCGGGAATCAGGCCCGGCGCGCGGATCGACCAGGGGCAGGTGGTCGGCTACGTCGGGTCCTCGGGGCTGTCGACCGGGCCGCACCTCGACTACCGGGTGCGCCAGAACGGCCAGTGGATCAACCCGCTGACCATCAGCTCGCCGCCGGCCAAGCCGCTCGGCGACGAGCGCCTGCGCCGCTTCCTGTCGCACGCACTCGCGGTGGTTCTCCTGCTCGACGGCAGCGAGCCCCCGGCCGGCGCGCAGTGCTAG
- a CDS encoding LysM peptidoglycan-binding domain-containing protein produces MGLFGKSFDEKVKDALDKISGLGLGVRNLSAKIEGKTVTLTGDAPSREITVQVMENFDKLVKTDNTLNAIRVDAPKPAPAPVPPPAPKPAERFYEVVAGDTLSKIALKYYGSANKYMKIFEANRDILNNPDLIKPGQKLRIPE; encoded by the coding sequence ATGGGGCTGTTCGGAAAGTCGTTCGACGAGAAGGTCAAAGACGCGCTCGACAAGATCAGCGGCCTGGGCCTCGGCGTGCGCAACCTGTCCGCCAAGATCGAGGGCAAGACCGTGACCTTGACCGGCGACGCGCCCAGCCGTGAGATCACCGTGCAGGTCATGGAGAACTTCGACAAGCTGGTGAAGACCGACAACACCCTCAACGCGATCCGGGTCGACGCGCCCAAGCCGGCGCCGGCGCCGGTCCCACCCCCGGCCCCCAAGCCGGCGGAGAGGTTCTACGAGGTGGTCGCGGGCGACACCCTGAGCAAGATCGCCCTCAAGTACTACGGCAGCGCCAACAAGTACATGAAGATCTTCGAGGCCAACCGCGACATTCTCAACAACCCGGACCTGATCAAGCCCGGCCAGAAGCTGCGCATCCCGGAGTAG